The genomic stretch CCTGGGCACCGGCAGCGAGACTTCGCCTGGCCGGGCACTCGCCGCGTCGCCGAACCGCGCCCCGACCAGCACGAAATCGTCAGCCAGGCGCGCCGCGGCGGCGCCATCGGGTTGGCCATCGCGCAGCACCACCTCGAGCGCGACCTTGGCCCGCTCGGTTTCGGCGCTGATCGCCGTCTCATCGATCGACAGGATCGAGTAGGCGGCGGCGATCACCACGCTGAGCCCGAGCAGCACGATGGCCGCGATGCTGATGAGCAACAGGCGACGCGGGTTGGGAAGCTCAAGTTCCGCCATGGCGGAGTCGTCGACACCGCGTGCCGCTTCCGCTTTGCCTGCAACGCGCTGCGCCATTCGTCCCCCTCCTCGCCCGGGAGGCTAGGATGCCGGAGTTTGCCAATCCCTTAGCGGGCTCGCCTTGTGTCGACGCATGGTTGAGCAATTCTTATGGGGCGATCGGCCAGGTTCGCTCCGGCGGATCAGGCCCGCGAGGGCAACGTGGCGGTGGAGGCATGGCAATGACTTTGCTCGAGCGGACAAAGCGCTGGGCGAAGACGCTGAAACGCGACGTGATCGCGCTATGGATCGCTGCCCGGGACGAACGAACCCCGCTAGCGGCGAAGTTGGTCGCGGCCATGGTCGCTGCCTATGCCCTGTCGCCGATCGACCTGATCCCCGATTTCGTCCCGATCCTTGGCTATCAGGCTGATCCCGCCGGCCTTGATGGCGGAGTTCCGGCAGGAGGCCGCTGGCCGGGACAGGCCGGTGAGCAGAAGCGGGCCGGTCTTCATCGCGCTGGTGTGGCTGGGATGCCTCGCCCTGCTGGGCTGGTGGGTCTACGGGCGCATCGTCAGCTAGAAGTCTGCGGGACGACCAACGGCGCCATCCCTGCGTAAGCGCATGGGCGCCAGGGAAGGAGCGAGCCGTCACCACGCGGGGATGACGCCGAGTTTTGGGCGACCCATCCCGAAGGACGCTGCAACCGACTTATTCCGCCGGCTCCACCGCCTTGCGCATCGGGTTGTTGGGGTGTGTCGTCCAGTTGGCGTAGGTCGGCTCCACCACCTTGTTGGTGCGCTGGTCGAGCATGCCGGGCTCGAGCTGGATCATGGTGATGCAGTCTTCCACCGGGCAGACATTGACGCAGAGGTTGCAGCCCACGCACTCGTCGTCCATCACCTCGAAGTGCCGCTTGCCGTCCTTTTCCTTCATGATCGCCTGGTGCGAGGTATCCTCGCAGGCGATATGGCAACGGCCGCAGCTGATGCACTTGTCCTGGTCGATATGCGCCTTGGTGATGTAGTTGAGATTGAGGAACTGCCAGTCGGTGACGTTGCGGGTGGCGCGGCCGGTGAAATCCTCGAGCGTCGCGTGGCCCTTCTCATCCATCCAGTTCTTCAGCCCCGAGATCATCTCCTCGACGATCTTGAACCCATAAACCATGGCCGCGGTACAGACCTGCACGTTCCCGGCGCCCAGCGCCATGAACTCCGCTGCGTCGCGCCAGGTGGTGACCCCGCCGATACCGGAGATCGGCAGGCCGTGCGTCTCGGCATCGCGGGCGATCTCGGCCACCATGTGCAGCGCGATTGGCTTTGCCGCCGGGCCGCAATAGCCGCCATGCGTGCCCTTGCCGTCGATGGTCGGCATCGGGGCGAAATTGTCGAGGTCGACCCCGGTGATCGAATTGATGGTGTTGATCAGCGACACCGCGTCGGTGCCGCCGTTCTTGGCCGCCCGCGCCGGGCGCCGCACGTCGGTGACGTTCGGCGTCAGCTTGGTGATCACGGGCATGCGGCTGTACTGCTTGCACCAGCGCACGACCATTTCGACATATTCGGGCACCTGACCGACGGCGGCGCCCATGCCGCGCTCGCTCATGCCGTGCGGGCAGCCGAAATTGAGCTCGATCCCGTCGGCTTCGGTCTCTTCCACCAGCGGCAGGATCGCCTTCCAGGCGTCTTCCTCGCACGGCACCATGATGGAGACGACCACGGCCCGGTCCGGCCAGTTCTTCTTGACCTGCTTGATCTCCTGCAGGTTCTTCTGCAGGTCGCGATCGGTGATCAGTTCGATATTGTTGAAGCCGAGCAGCCGCCGGTCGGCGCCCCAGATCGCGCCGTAGCGCGGCCCGTTGACGTTGACCACCGGTGGGCCCTCTTCGCCCAGCGTCTTCCACACCACGCCGCCCCAGCCCGCCTTGAAGGCGCGCTCGACATTGTACGCCTTGTCGGTCGGCGGCGCCGAAGCCAGCCAGAACGGGTTGGGCGATTTGATCCCGACGAAATTGTTGCGGATGTCAGCCATGGCGTCCTTCCTCAGTTTCCAGCGAGATAGCGGTTGATGCTTTCGGCCGCGTCGCGGCCCTGTGCCACCGCGGTCACCGTCAGGTCGTCGCCAGCAGCGATGCAGTCGCCGCCGGCCCAGACACCCGGCCGCGAGGTGCGACCCTCGGCGTCGGTCTCGATGCGGCCGGCGTTCAGCGCCAACCCGGCTGCCGTTTCGTCCTCGAGGGTCTGGCCGATGGCCTTGAACACCTGGTCCGCCGGCAGGGTCAGGGTG from Devosia sp. A16 encodes the following:
- the preA gene encoding NAD-dependent dihydropyrimidine dehydrogenase subunit PreA gives rise to the protein MADIRNNFVGIKSPNPFWLASAPPTDKAYNVERAFKAGWGGVVWKTLGEEGPPVVNVNGPRYGAIWGADRRLLGFNNIELITDRDLQKNLQEIKQVKKNWPDRAVVVSIMVPCEEDAWKAILPLVEETEADGIELNFGCPHGMSERGMGAAVGQVPEYVEMVVRWCKQYSRMPVITKLTPNVTDVRRPARAAKNGGTDAVSLINTINSITGVDLDNFAPMPTIDGKGTHGGYCGPAAKPIALHMVAEIARDAETHGLPISGIGGVTTWRDAAEFMALGAGNVQVCTAAMVYGFKIVEEMISGLKNWMDEKGHATLEDFTGRATRNVTDWQFLNLNYITKAHIDQDKCISCGRCHIACEDTSHQAIMKEKDGKRHFEVMDDECVGCNLCVNVCPVEDCITMIQLEPGMLDQRTNKVVEPTYANWTTHPNNPMRKAVEPAE